CTGAAGCGGATCGTGCGGGAACTGAAGGCGGGCGCGGGGATGCGTCGGTTCGCCTGAGCGGGGGCGCGGGGAAAGGGCGGGGAGGGGAGATGAAGGTATTCTGCGGCCGGTCGAACCCGGAGTTGAGCCGCGAGATATGCGGGTATCTCGGCATCGAGCTCGGCAAGTGCATCATCCACAAGTTCAAGAACGACAACACCTTCGTGCGCATCGAGGAGAACGTCCGGGGGAAGGACGTCTTCGTCATCCAGACGAGCGCCCCGCCCGTCAACGACTACTTCATGGAACTCCTCATCATGATCGACGCGCTCAAGCACGCCTCCGCGCGCCGGGTGACCGCCGTGCTCCCGTACTACCCGTACGCCAGGTCCGACAAGAAGGACCAGCCCCGCATCTGCATCACCGCGCGTCTGGTCGCCGACCTGCTCGAGAGCGCGGGCGCGGACCGCGTGCTCACGATGAACCTCCACGCCGAGCAGATCCAGGGCTTCTTCGGGATCCCGGTGGACCAGCTCCTCGCCTCGCCGATCCTCTGCGACTACTTCAGCCGCAACGGGGTCGAAAACTGCATCGTGGTCGCCCCCGACGCCGGCAGCGCCAAGCGCGCCGAGCGGTATGCCCGCCAACTCGGCCTGCCGCTCGCCATCCTCGATAAGCGCCGCGATCCGCTGAACGACACCGTGGAGATCTATCATATCATCGGCGACGTCTCCGGGAAGAACGCCATCGTCTTCGACGACGAGATCGCCACGGGCGGGTCGATGATCGAGACCGCCCACGCCCTCCTCTCGCACGGGGCGCGCGACATCCACGCCGGGGCTGTCCACGCGGTCCTCTGCGGCAACGCCACGCAGAAGCTCCAGGAGTCGCCGTACAAACAGATCGTCGTCACCAACACCCTCCCGATCGAGGGCGGGAAGAAGATCCCCAAGATCAAGGTGCTCTCGGTGGCGCAGCTGTTCGGGGAGGCGATCCGCCGCATCCACGAGGCCAAGACGCTGAGCGAGCTCTTCGGCAAGCACCTCTGAGGCGGCGGAAACGCGATGCGTCTGCTCGGCATAGACCCGGGGGAACGGCGGATCGGGATCGCGGTGAGCGACCCGGGGCGCAGCATCGCCTCCCCCGCCGGGGCGATCGAGCGGGGAGACCCGGCCGAGACGCTCCGGCGCATCGGCGACGCGGCGCGGCGGCACGAGGCGGCCGGGATCGTCGTGGGGCTCCCGCTGAACATGGACGGGAGCGAGGGGCCGGCGGCGCGGAGCGCCCGCGGATTCGCGGACTCCCTCCGGGCGGCGCTCAACCTCCCCGTCGTCCTCTGGGACGAGCGTCTGACCACCGCCGAGGCGGACCGGTTCCTGAAATCGGCCGGGCTCTCGCGAAGGAAACGGAGCCTGCGCGTCGACGGGATCGCCGCCCAGCGCATCCTCCAGTCGTACCTCGACAGCCCGGGCGCGAAGGGGACGCCGTGAGCCGCCCGCCCGCCGCCCGCCTCCGGGGGGAGGGGAGGACGCAGCCGCCGCCCCATCGCGTCACCGCCCTCCCGAGCGGCCTCAGGGTCGTGACCCTCGAGATGCCCGCGATGGAGTCGGTCTCCCTCGGGATCTGGATCGGGACGGGGGGCCGGTACGAATCCCCCCGCCTGAACGGCGTCTCGCACTTCCTCGAGCACCTCCTCTTCAAGGGCACCGACCGGCGCTCGGCGCGCCGCCTGTCGCAGGAGATAGAGAGCGTCGGCGGCTCGCTGAACGGTTTCACCGGCGAGGAGTACACCTGCTACATGGCGAAGGTGCTGCACCGGCACCTCCGGCGCGCCGCGAACGTCCTCTTCGACATGTACCTCCACGCCTCCCTCAAGGCCGAGGACGTCGAGAAGGAGCGGACGGTCATCCGGGAAGAGATCAACATGTACCTGGATATGCCCGCGCAGCACGTGACGGACCTGTTCAACGCGGTGCTCTGG
The sequence above is a segment of the Chlamydiota bacterium genome. Coding sequences within it:
- a CDS encoding ribose-phosphate pyrophosphokinase; this translates as MKVFCGRSNPELSREICGYLGIELGKCIIHKFKNDNTFVRIEENVRGKDVFVIQTSAPPVNDYFMELLIMIDALKHASARRVTAVLPYYPYARSDKKDQPRICITARLVADLLESAGADRVLTMNLHAEQIQGFFGIPVDQLLASPILCDYFSRNGVENCIVVAPDAGSAKRAERYARQLGLPLAILDKRRDPLNDTVEIYHIIGDVSGKNAIVFDDEIATGGSMIETAHALLSHGARDIHAGAVHAVLCGNATQKLQESPYKQIVVTNTLPIEGGKKIPKIKVLSVAQLFGEAIRRIHEAKTLSELFGKHL
- the ruvX gene encoding Holliday junction resolvase RuvX, with the translated sequence MRLLGIDPGERRIGIAVSDPGRSIASPAGAIERGDPAETLRRIGDAARRHEAAGIVVGLPLNMDGSEGPAARSARGFADSLRAALNLPVVLWDERLTTAEADRFLKSAGLSRRKRSLRVDGIAAQRILQSYLDSPGAKGTP